A single Prochlorococcus marinus XMU1410 DNA region contains:
- a CDS encoding Rieske (2Fe-2S) protein: MENRQINFFKSKDFNTVLKPFKKGTVVKIDSFDIRETQKDLNIGLFGWYAICPSKELKKNKLYYFSLFDEPLVLYRDENKNVRCIKNICPHRGASFFGGTLSNGVITCPYHGAKFSSGGSCQNLDRITCRHIVDNNYDNYAKRIHLSQYKTSEKNGYIFVHFSKKSETDLNNISEDRPISNYELHENGFSHKDYVFEEVLVDFKCDWSRIIENHLDILHIFWVHGDTIPDKDVNKNVLVSFNQKININPSYIESIYYYKNDPSKEFIRIKYIPPGRILIYKGDPSSSRYLQVLDHIPLGNNKARVIVRHYRKFLQNKLLNNLLLFKETQRKIFYKIFNEDYMILKTQTYNHDMGFISKDEIKLLGEDRIINYFWKWYKKSEEKDEPWKNINKTQNLDVYDKVILKYPPEIKKLEIVNNIDIIRKTFVRFAAPLIFFMLII, from the coding sequence ATGGAAAACAGACAAATTAATTTTTTTAAATCAAAAGACTTTAATACCGTTCTTAAGCCATTTAAAAAAGGAACGGTAGTAAAAATTGACTCGTTTGATATTAGAGAAACTCAAAAAGATTTAAATATAGGTTTATTTGGTTGGTATGCAATTTGTCCCTCTAAAGAACTAAAAAAAAATAAGCTATATTATTTTTCACTTTTTGATGAGCCTCTTGTTCTTTATAGAGATGAAAATAAAAACGTTAGGTGCATTAAAAATATTTGTCCACATAGAGGGGCCTCCTTTTTTGGAGGGACATTATCAAATGGAGTAATAACCTGCCCATATCATGGAGCTAAGTTTTCATCTGGAGGAAGTTGCCAAAATCTCGACAGAATAACATGTCGCCATATAGTTGATAATAACTACGATAACTACGCAAAAAGGATTCATTTATCTCAATACAAAACTTCAGAAAAAAATGGATATATTTTTGTACATTTTTCTAAAAAATCTGAGACTGATTTAAATAATATAAGTGAAGATAGACCTATAAGTAACTACGAATTACATGAAAATGGTTTTTCTCATAAGGATTATGTCTTTGAGGAGGTATTAGTCGACTTCAAATGTGATTGGTCAAGGATTATTGAAAATCACCTAGATATCCTTCATATATTTTGGGTTCATGGCGATACAATCCCAGATAAAGATGTGAATAAAAACGTATTAGTTAGTTTTAACCAGAAAATTAATATTAATCCCTCATATATTGAAAGTATTTATTATTACAAGAATGACCCTTCAAAAGAATTCATTCGGATAAAGTATATCCCTCCAGGAAGGATATTAATTTATAAAGGCGATCCTTCCTCATCAAGATATTTACAAGTTTTAGATCATATCCCTCTAGGAAACAACAAAGCAAGAGTGATAGTAAGACACTACAGGAAATTTCTACAAAATAAACTGCTTAATAATCTCTTATTATTTAAAGAGACTCAAAGAAAGATTTTTTATAAGATATTCAATGAAGATTATATGATTTTAAAAACACAAACATATAATCACGATATGGGATTTATAAGTAAGGATGAAATAAAATTATTGGGAGAAGATAGGATAATAAATTATTTTTGGAAGTGGTACAAGAAGTCTGAAGAAAAAGATGAACCATGGAAAAATATTAACAAAACCCAAAATCTAGATGTATATGACAAAGTTATTTTGAAATATCCTCCTGAGATAAAGAAGTTAGAAATTGTAAATAATATAGATATTATTAGAAAAACATTTGTAAGATTTGCTGCTCCGCTTATATTTTTTATGTTAATAATATAA
- a CDS encoding RNA-binding protein: MIKRFFAIFTLTLLFLFSSPVYSLDTSSKTLEKYTKKISSKFTRTYCNTSNFGISYEGALAFAIGETNKEFKNNKLNKLIDYSLLKNSIVNDLENNCQVYDFDISNLENLKFN, encoded by the coding sequence ATGATCAAAAGGTTTTTTGCGATATTCACTTTAACTTTGCTTTTTCTATTTAGTAGTCCAGTTTACTCATTAGATACTTCTTCAAAAACTCTTGAAAAGTATACTAAAAAGATTTCTAGCAAGTTCACTAGAACTTACTGCAACACTTCCAACTTCGGTATTTCTTATGAAGGAGCTTTGGCATTTGCTATTGGAGAAACTAATAAGGAATTTAAAAATAATAAACTCAATAAGTTGATAGATTATTCTCTACTAAAAAATTCAATAGTTAATGATTTAGAAAATAATTGCCAGGTTTATGATTTCGATATTAGTAATTTAGAAAATTTGAAGTTTAACTAG
- the urtE gene encoding urea ABC transporter ATP-binding subunit UrtE, whose product MENLLEIKSLNTYYGESHILRDVDLNVKSGEMVCLIGRNGVGKTTLLKSLIGLLKQKKGDIYLIGENINRKAPHQRARKGMAYVPQGREIIPYLSVEENLMLGMESLPGGLSKNKKIDPFIYDLFPILKDFLQRKGGDLSGGQQQQLAIARALLGKPQLLLLDEPTEGIQPNIVLDIENAINQIIRDTGIGVLLVEQHLHFVRQANRYYAMQRGGIVASGSTSELSQTVIDKFLSV is encoded by the coding sequence ATGGAAAATTTACTCGAAATAAAATCGTTAAATACTTATTATGGCGAGAGTCATATTCTTAGAGATGTAGATTTAAACGTTAAATCTGGAGAAATGGTTTGTTTGATTGGAAGAAATGGAGTTGGCAAAACAACTTTATTGAAATCACTAATTGGTTTATTAAAACAAAAAAAAGGAGATATTTATTTGATTGGTGAAAATATCAACAGAAAAGCACCTCATCAGAGAGCTAGGAAAGGAATGGCTTACGTTCCTCAAGGGAGAGAAATTATTCCATACCTCTCAGTTGAAGAGAATCTTATGTTAGGGATGGAGTCTCTACCGGGTGGATTATCTAAGAACAAGAAAATAGATCCATTTATCTATGATCTCTTCCCAATCCTTAAAGATTTTCTTCAAAGGAAAGGAGGAGATCTTAGTGGAGGACAACAACAGCAATTAGCTATTGCAAGAGCATTGCTAGGCAAACCTCAACTTCTTTTGCTTGACGAACCAACTGAAGGTATTCAGCCAAATATAGTTTTAGACATTGAAAATGCAATTAACCAGATAATTAGAGATACAGGAATTGGTGTTTTATTAGTTGAACAACATTTGCATTTTGTAAGACAAGCCAATAGATATTATGCGATGCAACGCGGAGGTATTGTTGCTAGTGGAAGTACTAGTGAGTTAAGTCAAACGGTTATTGATAAATTCTTGAGTGTTTAA
- the urtD gene encoding urea ABC transporter ATP-binding protein UrtD produces MNNKDLLNLIDITVSFEGFLALNKLNLNLKKGELRAVIGPNGAGKTTFLDVITGKVKPTKGEVIFKGKSIVGRKEHKIARLGVGRKFQSPRIFENLTVKENLEISVTTPKSPLNLINKSIKDEQLNEIDHLMKIVNLAQKVDSKAGSLSHGQKQWLEIAMLVGQKPDLMLVDEPVAGLTDEETDLTADLLKSLSGENTVVVIDHDMEFIRRLNSNVSVLNQGTVLCEGTMETIQKDKKVIDVYLGRPED; encoded by the coding sequence ATGAATAATAAAGATCTTCTAAATTTAATAGATATTACTGTTAGTTTCGAGGGTTTTTTAGCTCTCAACAAACTTAATTTAAATTTGAAGAAAGGAGAATTAAGAGCTGTAATAGGACCCAATGGCGCAGGTAAAACAACATTTCTTGATGTAATAACTGGGAAGGTTAAACCAACAAAAGGTGAAGTAATTTTTAAAGGGAAATCTATAGTAGGTAGAAAGGAGCATAAAATAGCCAGACTTGGAGTTGGAAGAAAGTTCCAAAGTCCAAGAATCTTTGAAAATCTAACTGTTAAAGAAAATCTTGAAATATCGGTGACAACTCCTAAAAGTCCCTTAAACCTTATAAATAAAAGTATTAAGGATGAGCAGCTTAATGAGATTGATCATCTTATGAAGATTGTTAATTTAGCTCAAAAAGTTGATTCTAAAGCTGGATCTTTATCTCATGGCCAAAAACAATGGCTCGAGATAGCAATGTTAGTAGGACAGAAGCCAGATTTAATGTTAGTAGATGAACCTGTTGCCGGTTTAACTGATGAAGAAACAGATCTTACAGCTGATTTATTAAAATCCTTATCAGGCGAAAATACAGTAGTGGTTATAGATCACGATATGGAATTTATAAGAAGACTTAATAGTAATGTTTCAGTATTAAATCAGGGCACAGTATTATGTGAGGGAACAATGGAAACCATACAAAAAGACAAAAAAGTTATTGATGTTTATTTAGGAAGACCTGAGGACTAG
- the urtC gene encoding urea ABC transporter permease subunit UrtC, with protein MSLSKIKFDKKIVLSFWIILIALIIAAPTLLPVFRLNLLGRYLSLSIVALGVDLIWGYTGLLSLGQGIFFALGGYCAAMYLQITSSSEFPNNIPEFFALYGVEKLPFFWEPFRSPIFTFLAIWIIPALVAGLIGFLVFRNRIKGVYFSILTQASLLVFFNFFNGQQKLINGTNGLKTDVTQLFGQMVGSESMQRIFFWITAILVIAAWFFAKWVVRGRFGNILIGIRDDEPRVRFTGYNPVIFKTIIFSIAGGLAGISGALYTVQSGIVSPQFMTVPFSIEMVIWVAVGGRGTLLGAILGAVFINYAKSLVSEALPASWMFIQGGLFILVVTALPEGVLGWIQGDGPRNLLQRFGLKRKIETYPSLEVNNKEGNNE; from the coding sequence ATGTCCTTAAGTAAAATTAAATTTGATAAAAAAATAGTATTATCATTTTGGATAATATTAATAGCCTTAATTATTGCAGCACCAACTTTACTCCCTGTATTTAGACTAAACCTCCTAGGAAGATACTTGTCCTTATCGATAGTTGCACTTGGAGTAGATCTTATCTGGGGATATACAGGTTTACTAAGTCTTGGACAAGGTATTTTTTTTGCACTAGGTGGATATTGTGCAGCAATGTATTTACAAATAACCAGCTCCTCTGAATTTCCAAATAATATTCCTGAATTTTTTGCTTTATATGGTGTTGAAAAATTACCTTTTTTCTGGGAACCGTTTAGATCGCCTATTTTTACCTTCTTAGCTATCTGGATAATTCCAGCATTGGTTGCAGGTTTAATTGGATTTCTTGTTTTCAGGAATAGAATCAAAGGTGTTTATTTTTCTATACTTACTCAGGCTTCTCTTCTTGTATTCTTTAACTTCTTTAATGGACAACAAAAACTTATAAATGGAACAAATGGATTAAAAACAGATGTAACACAACTATTTGGTCAGATGGTAGGGTCTGAGTCCATGCAAAGAATATTCTTTTGGATAACCGCCATACTAGTAATAGCAGCATGGTTTTTTGCAAAGTGGGTAGTTAGAGGAAGATTTGGAAACATTCTTATAGGAATACGAGATGACGAACCAAGAGTTAGGTTTACAGGATACAACCCAGTTATATTTAAGACGATAATATTTTCTATTGCTGGAGGTCTCGCTGGAATTTCGGGAGCTTTATATACAGTTCAGTCTGGAATAGTATCCCCTCAATTTATGACGGTCCCCTTCTCTATAGAAATGGTTATATGGGTTGCTGTTGGAGGAAGAGGAACTTTATTGGGAGCAATACTAGGAGCAGTTTTCATCAACTATGCAAAAAGTCTAGTAAGTGAAGCTTTACCTGCTAGCTGGATGTTTATTCAAGGAGGGTTATTTATCTTAGTTGTAACAGCTCTGCCGGAAGGAGTTTTAGGATGGATTCAAGGAGATGGTCCTAGGAATCTTCTTCAAAGATTTGGTTTAAAAAGAAAGATTGAAACCTATCCAAGCTTAGAAGTTAACAATAAGGAGGGAAATAATGAATAA
- a CDS encoding ABC transporter permease subunit, which yields MELLLDSLFNGVAIGSVLLVAALGLAIVFGLMGVINLAHGELMMLGAYTTYVTQLIFKLPILKPFYNSYIIVSIFLAFIVSGVVGILLEKTIIRKLYGSPLETLLATWGVSLILQQFVRSVPLAYGTGLVISLLIGLFLPTTFPSKIKESINFKYFKFSSWIFAALTGVLTGSVISSSVSKLSRASARNVDVTAPSWMRGQVEIIGTAFPKTRLMIIVITLISVIAITLFLNQSAWGMRIRAVTQNRQMSDCLGISTEKVDIITFGIGSGLAGVAGVAVSLLGSVGPNVGGNYIVGCFMVVVLGGVGNLLGTVLASFGIGIMTDLIGAGRLLSIWPDMPLPLSNTINFFATTSMARVMIFALIVIFLQFKPTGLFPQKGRMVEN from the coding sequence TTGGAGTTACTTCTCGATAGTCTTTTTAATGGTGTTGCAATCGGTTCTGTACTACTTGTTGCTGCATTAGGTCTAGCAATTGTTTTTGGTCTTATGGGTGTAATAAATCTTGCCCATGGAGAACTTATGATGCTTGGGGCTTACACAACATATGTAACACAATTAATTTTCAAATTACCTATATTAAAACCTTTCTACAATTCGTACATAATAGTTTCTATTTTCCTTGCTTTTATTGTTAGTGGAGTAGTAGGCATTCTCCTTGAAAAAACTATAATAAGAAAGCTTTATGGAAGTCCACTAGAAACACTTCTGGCAACTTGGGGCGTAAGTTTAATTCTTCAACAATTTGTAAGAAGTGTACCTTTAGCTTATGGGACCGGTCTAGTTATAAGTCTGTTAATTGGTTTATTCTTACCAACAACATTCCCCTCAAAAATTAAAGAATCAATAAATTTCAAATATTTTAAATTTAGTTCTTGGATATTTGCTGCTTTAACTGGAGTCCTCACAGGTAGCGTAATCTCATCCTCTGTCAGCAAACTTAGTAGAGCAAGCGCTAGAAATGTTGATGTAACAGCGCCCTCATGGATGAGAGGTCAAGTTGAAATTATTGGCACCGCATTTCCTAAAACAAGATTAATGATAATTGTCATTACTCTAATCTCTGTAATAGCAATAACATTATTTCTTAATCAAAGTGCTTGGGGGATGCGTATAAGGGCAGTTACTCAGAACAGACAAATGAGTGATTGTCTTGGTATATCTACTGAAAAAGTGGATATAATTACTTTTGGAATTGGATCTGGCTTAGCAGGAGTTGCTGGGGTAGCAGTATCTCTTTTAGGCTCCGTAGGACCTAATGTTGGAGGAAACTATATAGTTGGTTGTTTTATGGTGGTAGTACTTGGAGGAGTAGGAAATTTATTAGGAACAGTACTTGCTTCATTTGGAATAGGAATAATGACAGATTTAATTGGAGCTGGCAGGCTCTTATCAATATGGCCAGATATGCCTTTACCTTTATCAAACACAATTAACTTTTTTGCGACCACAAGTATGGCAAGAGTAATGATATTTGCACTAATTGTTATATTCTTACAATTTAAACCTACAGGTTTATTTCCTCAAAAAGGAAGGATGGTTGAAAACTAA
- the urtA gene encoding urea ABC transporter substrate-binding protein codes for MRISRRILAGLATASLAVTATSCGGGGTSGSFDDTVTVGILHSLSGTMAISESTLVDTEKMAIEEINAAGGVTVGGKSYKIEYIVEDGASDWPTFAEKSKKLIDQDGVPVVFGGWTSASRKAMLPVYESKDAFLYYPIQYEAQECSNNIFYTGATPNQQSEPATDFMYKRSPAAGGDFFLVGSDYVFPRTSNTITKAQVKQLGGKVVGEDYLPLGNTEVAPIISKIKKALPDGGIIINTLNGDQNVAFFKQIQDAGITPSSGYYVMNYSIAEEEISTIGPEFLEGHYGAWNYMMSIDTPASKKFAASFKKRWGADRVVADPQESAYNMVYLWKQAVEDAGTFDDNAVREALVGQKFDAPQGPVEVMPNHHLSQTVRIGEINAEGGFTILEETGVVLPQAWNQKHPSSKGFACDWTDPSKGEKYKL; via the coding sequence ATGAGAATTTCAAGGCGTATTTTGGCAGGTTTAGCTACTGCCTCACTTGCTGTCACAGCAACTTCCTGTGGTGGAGGCGGAACCTCCGGAAGTTTCGATGACACCGTAACCGTTGGTATTTTGCATTCGTTATCCGGAACAATGGCTATCTCTGAATCAACTCTTGTTGATACAGAAAAAATGGCTATTGAAGAGATAAATGCTGCTGGTGGTGTTACAGTTGGCGGCAAAAGCTACAAAATAGAATACATAGTTGAAGATGGTGCATCTGACTGGCCGACTTTTGCTGAAAAATCAAAGAAACTTATAGACCAAGACGGAGTTCCTGTCGTATTTGGTGGATGGACTTCTGCAAGTAGAAAGGCAATGCTACCTGTATACGAATCAAAAGATGCGTTCCTCTACTACCCAATTCAATATGAAGCTCAAGAATGTTCTAACAACATTTTCTATACAGGAGCCACACCAAACCAACAATCCGAACCCGCTACAGATTTCATGTATAAGCGTTCTCCTGCAGCTGGTGGAGATTTCTTCCTTGTAGGTTCTGATTATGTTTTCCCAAGAACTTCAAACACAATAACAAAAGCTCAGGTAAAACAGCTAGGCGGTAAAGTTGTTGGAGAAGATTACCTTCCATTAGGAAATACTGAAGTTGCTCCAATTATCTCAAAAATCAAAAAAGCTTTGCCTGACGGTGGAATAATCATTAATACTCTTAATGGTGACCAAAACGTTGCATTCTTCAAACAGATTCAAGACGCAGGCATCACACCTTCAAGTGGGTACTACGTAATGAACTACTCAATTGCTGAAGAAGAGATTAGTACAATTGGTCCTGAGTTCCTTGAAGGTCACTACGGAGCTTGGAACTACATGATGTCAATCGATACTCCTGCATCTAAGAAATTTGCCGCAAGTTTCAAGAAAAGATGGGGAGCAGATCGAGTTGTAGCTGATCCTCAAGAATCTGCTTATAATATGGTCTACTTATGGAAACAGGCAGTAGAAGATGCTGGAACATTCGACGACAACGCAGTAAGGGAAGCCCTTGTTGGACAAAAGTTTGATGCTCCACAAGGTCCTGTTGAAGTTATGCCTAATCACCACTTATCTCAAACTGTAAGAATTGGTGAGATTAATGCAGAGGGTGGATTTACAATCCTTGAAGAGACAGGAGTTGTTCTTCCTCAAGCATGGAACCAAAAGCATCCAAGTTCAAAAGGATTTGCATGCGACTGGACAGATCCCTCAAAAGGAGAAAAGTATAAGCTTTAA
- the ureG gene encoding urease accessory protein UreG, which translates to MSSKLRVGVAGPVGSGKTALVETLCLSMKKNYEIAVVTNDIYTKEDANFLINKKVLEEGRIIGVETGGCPHTAIREDCSLNKNAVLDLENKFNPLDFVFVESGGDNLASSFSPELVDLSIYVIDVSAGDKIPRKGGPGITRSDLLLINKIDLADKVGADLNIMKSDTEFMRKGKPWFFTNLSSGIGVEEITQFLESHIPNNRN; encoded by the coding sequence ATGAGCAGCAAATTGAGAGTAGGGGTTGCTGGGCCTGTAGGTTCAGGAAAAACTGCATTAGTAGAGACTCTATGCTTAAGCATGAAAAAGAATTATGAGATAGCAGTTGTCACCAATGATATCTACACCAAAGAAGATGCTAACTTTCTAATAAATAAAAAGGTTTTAGAGGAAGGAAGGATTATTGGTGTAGAAACAGGAGGTTGTCCTCATACCGCGATAAGAGAGGATTGTTCATTAAATAAAAATGCAGTTTTAGATTTAGAAAATAAATTTAATCCTTTAGATTTTGTTTTTGTAGAAAGTGGAGGTGATAATTTAGCATCTAGTTTTAGTCCAGAACTTGTAGATTTATCAATCTATGTAATTGATGTATCTGCCGGAGACAAAATTCCTAGAAAAGGGGGGCCAGGGATAACAAGGTCGGATTTATTATTAATAAACAAAATTGACTTAGCAGATAAAGTTGGTGCAGATTTAAATATTATGAAAAGTGATACTGAATTTATGAGAAAAGGGAAACCTTGGTTTTTTACCAATCTAAGTAGCGGCATAGGAGTTGAAGAAATAACTCAATTTTTAGAATCACATATACCCAACAATCGAAACTAG
- a CDS encoding urease accessory protein UreF, with protein MSKSHLLKYLLISPNLPVGGFCYSEGMESYLHNKNLTDSNSVKDLIISELKIGQIRLDAKLSLEFIDIFNELNDQKNLKGNLQKLMRLDKWILSSKDSLEIREQQIQMAKSLFDLTKEFGFEYLYENNKKNSWPLAWSWACYCFEITKLEMVENFFYAWSANQLSAALRIIPIGSTKAQLIQRDLLEIISKVSKEIMDKEIDDIYFGNVGLAMAQQNHNDLYTKLFRS; from the coding sequence ATGAGTAAAAGTCACTTATTAAAATATTTATTAATAAGTCCTAACTTACCAGTTGGAGGATTTTGTTATTCAGAGGGAATGGAGAGTTATCTTCATAATAAAAATTTAACAGATTCAAATTCGGTAAAAGATTTAATAATAAGTGAACTAAAAATTGGCCAGATCAGACTAGATGCAAAACTTTCACTAGAATTTATTGATATTTTCAATGAGTTAAACGACCAAAAAAATTTAAAAGGTAACTTGCAAAAGCTAATGCGTTTGGATAAATGGATCCTCTCATCAAAGGACTCTCTCGAAATTAGAGAACAACAAATTCAAATGGCAAAATCTCTCTTTGATTTAACCAAAGAATTTGGATTTGAATATCTTTATGAAAATAATAAAAAAAACAGCTGGCCTTTAGCCTGGAGTTGGGCTTGTTATTGTTTTGAAATTACCAAGTTAGAAATGGTTGAGAATTTTTTCTATGCGTGGAGTGCAAACCAACTTAGTGCTGCATTAAGAATTATTCCTATTGGGTCAACAAAAGCACAATTAATTCAGAGAGACTTATTAGAAATAATTTCAAAAGTTTCTAAAGAAATTATGGACAAAGAAATTGATGACATCTATTTTGGCAATGTAGGTTTAGCTATGGCACAACAAAATCATAATGACCTTTATACAAAACTTTTTAGAAGTTAA
- the ureE gene encoding urease accessory protein UreE codes for MRINKQIVVTDWIREKPKLGLFLKLTLSSDERRILRGKRLTDCDQEIILQLPRKGKLNDGDILSTNNSKFYVEIIAKKEDLIQISSNSKIELIKTAYHLGNRHVEVEIEEGILLTKSDYVIKNMLLNFKVDLKNTKKKFFPETGAHSHE; via the coding sequence ATGAGAATTAATAAACAAATTGTTGTAACTGATTGGATTAGAGAAAAGCCGAAATTAGGTTTATTTTTAAAACTTACATTAAGTTCAGATGAAAGAAGAATCCTAAGAGGTAAAAGATTAACTGATTGTGATCAAGAAATAATTTTACAATTACCTAGAAAAGGCAAATTAAATGATGGAGATATACTTTCAACTAATAATTCCAAATTTTATGTAGAAATAATTGCCAAAAAAGAAGATTTAATCCAAATAAGTTCAAATTCTAAAATTGAGCTAATTAAAACTGCTTATCATCTTGGAAATAGGCACGTGGAAGTAGAAATCGAAGAAGGCATTCTTCTAACAAAAAGTGATTATGTTATTAAAAATATGCTTCTTAATTTTAAAGTTGACCTAAAAAATACGAAAAAAAAGTTTTTTCCCGAAACAGGTGCCCATAGCCATGAGTAA
- a CDS encoding urease accessory protein UreD has protein sequence MIKTSWEGNCFLNFFNNKASLGNVDKTIFKSKSTSPYKILKSTHDKEGRCILPVLHTAGGLVGGDLLDFEVNLEKNSKVLLTTSSAQKVYGSIGRSKINPKGSFSKQKNLINILDNSHLEYLPQETIIFANGLYEQIFKVSISETSSFLFTDLIRLGRSSSGESIESGVFRSKLEIMRNNDLLDDWEYVDQIELSKASFVAKSGMDFMPVFGSLIWICEKDFSKSKINNLVGNIKKIFNETNNNLSIGILENGISVRFLGSSSQDARKCFFCIWKQIRSVCGFCEPKYQGVWPLQDSMNY, from the coding sequence ATGATTAAAACTTCATGGGAAGGTAATTGTTTCTTAAATTTTTTCAATAATAAAGCAAGTTTAGGAAATGTTGATAAAACAATCTTTAAATCTAAATCAACTTCTCCTTATAAGATATTAAAGTCTACTCATGATAAAGAGGGCAGATGCATTTTGCCTGTTCTACATACTGCAGGGGGATTGGTAGGGGGTGATTTACTCGATTTTGAGGTAAATCTTGAAAAAAACTCTAAAGTTTTGTTGACGACTTCTTCAGCTCAGAAGGTATATGGATCAATTGGAAGATCTAAAATTAATCCAAAAGGAAGTTTTTCAAAGCAAAAGAATCTCATAAATATTCTTGATAATTCTCATTTAGAGTATCTTCCTCAAGAAACAATCATCTTTGCTAATGGTTTATATGAGCAAATTTTTAAAGTATCTATTTCAGAAACTTCAAGTTTTTTATTTACTGATTTAATAAGACTTGGAAGATCTTCTTCTGGAGAATCTATTGAGAGTGGAGTTTTTAGGTCTAAATTAGAAATTATGAGAAATAATGATTTACTTGATGATTGGGAATATGTTGATCAGATTGAATTATCTAAGGCAAGTTTTGTGGCCAAGTCAGGCATGGATTTCATGCCCGTTTTTGGATCCTTAATTTGGATTTGCGAAAAAGATTTTTCCAAGTCAAAAATAAATAATCTTGTAGGAAATATAAAAAAGATTTTCAATGAAACTAATAATAATCTATCTATTGGAATCCTTGAAAATGGAATCTCAGTACGATTCCTAGGGAGTTCTTCTCAAGATGCTAGAAAATGTTTTTTTTGTATTTGGAAACAAATTAGGTCTGTTTGTGGATTTTGTGAGCCAAAATATCAAGGTGTATGGCCTTTACAAGATTCTATGAATTATTAA
- a CDS encoding urease subunit gamma — MHLSPQEKDKLLIFSAALLAERRLSRGLKLNYPETIAFLSFQILEGARDGKSVSQLMSEGTTWLSKSQVMEGIPEMVDEVQIEAVFPDGTKLVTIHNPIN, encoded by the coding sequence ATGCATCTTTCACCTCAAGAAAAGGATAAATTATTGATTTTTTCTGCTGCGCTCTTAGCTGAAAGAAGGCTTAGTCGAGGTCTTAAGCTTAATTATCCTGAAACAATAGCTTTTTTAAGTTTTCAAATTCTTGAAGGAGCACGAGATGGTAAAAGTGTAAGTCAATTAATGTCAGAGGGAACTACCTGGCTTTCAAAATCACAAGTTATGGAGGGCATTCCTGAAATGGTTGATGAAGTTCAAATAGAAGCGGTTTTCCCTGATGGGACTAAATTAGTTACTATTCACAATCCGATTAATTAG
- a CDS encoding urease subunit beta translates to MSNLIPGEIIPEQGEIELNLSKQVKTVTVSNSGDRPVQVGSHYHFYEANKALIFDREITYGMRLDIPAGTAIRFEPGDTTDIKLVPFSGLRNSYGFNSLVNGSLNS, encoded by the coding sequence ATGAGTAATTTAATTCCTGGCGAAATAATTCCTGAACAAGGTGAAATCGAACTAAATCTTAGTAAGCAAGTTAAAACAGTAACGGTTTCCAATTCTGGAGATAGACCGGTGCAAGTTGGATCTCATTATCATTTTTATGAAGCAAACAAGGCTTTAATTTTTGATCGAGAAATAACATATGGTATGCGTCTTGACATTCCTGCAGGCACAGCAATTAGATTTGAACCGGGTGATACAACAGATATCAAATTAGTGCCATTTTCAGGTTTAAGAAATTCATATGGTTTTAATTCATTAGTTAATGGTTCTTTAAATAGTTAA